The following coding sequences lie in one Arthrobacter sp. PGP41 genomic window:
- a CDS encoding LacI family DNA-binding transcriptional regulator, with protein MATKVNIRDVAKAAGVSVTTVSHALSEAHSSRVNAQTVEHIKAVAGDLGYAPNRLASGLRNQRSQILGLVSDEITTTPFAGAMIQGAQDAASEHGHLLMVVNSGLDNELERQEIRALQQHQVDGIIFARMFNQLVSVPDELSAVPTIVLDATTDNPGLSSVVPDEFGAGESAAELLVAAGHRRIAMINNEDDIPAAHERLAGFRSALARHGLKLPADRLVAGHPSTAGGRAAALDLLSGTERPTALFCFNDQMAMGAYQAAGYLGLDIPADLSIVGVDNLELIADALWPGLSTMALPHYEMGRWVVHKLLNELENPGAPRVHEKIACPLVERDSVAPPRN; from the coding sequence ATGGCGACGAAGGTAAACATCCGGGACGTAGCGAAAGCTGCAGGCGTGTCCGTGACCACTGTGTCCCACGCCCTGAGCGAAGCGCACAGCTCCCGGGTGAATGCCCAAACTGTCGAGCACATCAAAGCCGTCGCCGGCGACCTCGGCTACGCACCGAACCGTTTGGCGAGCGGACTGCGGAACCAGCGCTCCCAGATCCTGGGCCTTGTCAGCGACGAGATCACCACCACCCCCTTCGCCGGCGCCATGATCCAGGGCGCACAGGACGCCGCCTCAGAGCACGGACACCTGCTGATGGTGGTCAACTCCGGCCTGGACAATGAACTGGAGCGCCAGGAGATCCGGGCACTGCAGCAGCACCAGGTTGACGGAATCATCTTCGCCCGGATGTTCAACCAGCTGGTGTCCGTACCCGATGAACTCAGCGCGGTTCCCACCATCGTGCTGGACGCCACCACGGACAACCCCGGGCTGTCCTCGGTAGTGCCGGACGAATTCGGGGCCGGCGAGTCCGCTGCCGAACTCCTGGTGGCGGCAGGCCACCGCAGGATTGCCATGATCAACAATGAGGACGACATTCCTGCCGCCCACGAACGGCTCGCGGGTTTTCGTTCAGCCCTGGCCCGCCATGGACTGAAGCTGCCGGCGGACCGCCTGGTGGCTGGGCATCCGAGCACTGCCGGCGGGCGTGCGGCTGCACTGGATCTGCTGTCCGGAACGGAACGGCCCACCGCGTTGTTCTGTTTCAACGACCAGATGGCCATGGGCGCCTACCAGGCAGCCGGCTATCTTGGCCTGGACATCCCGGCGGACCTCTCGATTGTGGGGGTGGACAACCTGGAACTGATTGCCGACGCCCTCTGGCCGGGGCTATCCACCATGGCCCTCCCCCACTATGAAATGGGCCGGTGGGTGGTCCATAAGCTGCTCAACGAACTTGAGAACCCCGGCGCACCCCGGGTGCATGAAAAGATCGCCTGCCCGCTGGTCGAGCGGGACTCCGTGGCCCCGCCCAGGAACTGA
- a CDS encoding ABC transporter substrate-binding protein, producing the protein MNKKLTKVLATSIAAVALTATLAGCGKGSASSSSEGSGEIALWTHNAGNPDELAAVQKIVDSYNGSQDKVKIKVQAFPQDSYNDSVVSAAAAGNLPCIVDIDGPNVPNWAWAGYLKPLELDADLSKQLPSTVAEWDGKPYAVGYYDVALAMMARTSDLEAAGVRAATIEQPWTKEEFQDALTKLKALGKWEHPLDLGTAGTGEWLPYAYSPFLQSFGGDLVNRDGFQSAEGELNGDKAVAWAEWFRGLADQGFMAKKSGKDSTQDFLNNKSAIVYTGSWAADKAKAALGDDLVVMPPVDLGEGPKIGGASWQWGVTSGCSNSEAAMDYLSYSLKPENIAAVAKATGAIPASNEAAALIPAFAEGGANRIFMDFSREYAVMRPETPAYPFIATEYGKAVQDILNGADPKSTLDSAVKAIDANIKSNGGYKK; encoded by the coding sequence ATGAACAAGAAGCTCACCAAGGTCCTGGCGACCAGCATAGCCGCCGTCGCCCTCACCGCCACCCTCGCCGGCTGCGGCAAGGGCAGCGCGTCCTCCTCCAGCGAAGGTTCCGGGGAGATTGCCCTTTGGACCCACAACGCCGGTAACCCGGACGAGCTGGCTGCGGTCCAGAAGATCGTGGACTCCTACAACGGCAGCCAGGACAAAGTGAAGATCAAGGTCCAGGCCTTCCCGCAGGACTCCTACAACGACTCTGTCGTTTCCGCCGCCGCCGCGGGGAACCTCCCCTGCATCGTGGACATCGACGGCCCCAACGTGCCGAACTGGGCGTGGGCCGGATACCTGAAGCCCCTGGAACTGGATGCCGACCTTTCCAAGCAGCTCCCCAGCACAGTGGCTGAATGGGACGGAAAGCCCTACGCGGTGGGCTACTACGACGTCGCGCTGGCCATGATGGCACGCACCTCAGACCTGGAGGCCGCCGGGGTGCGGGCTGCCACCATCGAGCAGCCCTGGACCAAAGAGGAGTTCCAGGACGCCCTGACAAAGCTCAAGGCCCTCGGCAAGTGGGAGCACCCGCTGGACCTGGGCACCGCCGGCACCGGCGAATGGCTTCCGTACGCCTACTCCCCCTTCCTGCAGTCCTTCGGCGGAGACCTGGTCAACCGCGACGGCTTCCAGAGCGCCGAGGGCGAGCTCAACGGGGACAAGGCTGTGGCGTGGGCCGAGTGGTTCCGCGGCCTGGCCGACCAGGGATTCATGGCCAAGAAGAGCGGCAAGGATTCCACCCAGGACTTCCTAAACAACAAGAGCGCCATCGTCTACACCGGTTCATGGGCTGCGGACAAGGCCAAGGCCGCGCTCGGTGACGACCTGGTGGTTATGCCCCCTGTTGACCTGGGTGAAGGCCCCAAGATCGGCGGCGCCTCCTGGCAGTGGGGCGTCACCAGCGGCTGCAGCAATTCCGAGGCCGCTATGGACTACCTCTCCTACTCCCTGAAGCCGGAGAACATCGCCGCCGTCGCCAAAGCCACCGGAGCCATCCCCGCCAGCAATGAGGCGGCAGCCCTGATCCCGGCCTTCGCCGAGGGCGGCGCCAACCGGATCTTCATGGACTTCTCGCGTGAATACGCCGTCATGCGCCCCGAGACACCCGCCTACCCGTTCATCGCCACTGAATACGGCAAGGCCGTCCAGGACATCCTGAACGGTGCAGACCCGAAGTCCACCCTGGACAGCGCCGTGAAGGCGATAGACGCCAACATCAAGTCCAACGGCGGCTACAAGAAATAG
- a CDS encoding universal stress protein: MEEPRSIVAGYDGSAEAAAAIHWAAQQADLRDRPLHVVHVSIWPLLTHKLGPVPGVADSGLERSAQAILEEGVSRAQAAAPGLDVQATLLHGLPASYLAEISAGQEMVVVGSRGLGGFLGLLVGSVSLELAATASCPVAVIRPDLHPGGPVVVAVDASGSPTALADACALASAWQVKLTIVHVHHVPAGYAQQNGLDAEAAAGEVLHAALHRARTLAPYVQMEGRVLTDASVPHAILKASDDARMLVVGTQGHGFLRQTIGSTAHAVLHHARGPVLISRRGSGAHAP, from the coding sequence ATGGAGGAACCGCGGTCCATCGTCGCCGGTTACGACGGCTCGGCAGAAGCCGCAGCCGCCATCCATTGGGCAGCGCAGCAGGCGGACCTGCGCGATCGTCCCCTCCACGTTGTCCATGTCTCGATTTGGCCGCTGCTGACACACAAGCTGGGCCCCGTACCAGGTGTAGCGGACAGCGGCCTGGAGCGGTCAGCCCAGGCGATCCTTGAGGAGGGCGTCAGTCGCGCTCAAGCCGCGGCACCGGGGCTGGACGTCCAGGCCACCCTGTTGCATGGGCTGCCCGCCTCGTACCTGGCTGAGATCTCCGCCGGCCAGGAGATGGTTGTTGTAGGCAGCCGGGGGCTGGGCGGATTCCTGGGGCTGCTGGTGGGTTCGGTGAGCCTTGAGCTCGCCGCCACTGCCTCCTGCCCCGTAGCAGTGATCCGGCCGGACCTCCATCCTGGCGGACCGGTCGTCGTCGCCGTTGACGCCTCCGGTTCTCCCACGGCCCTGGCGGACGCTTGCGCCCTGGCCTCGGCATGGCAGGTGAAGCTCACTATTGTCCACGTCCACCATGTGCCTGCAGGGTACGCGCAGCAGAACGGGCTCGACGCCGAGGCTGCCGCCGGCGAAGTGCTCCATGCAGCCCTTCACCGCGCCCGCACTCTCGCACCCTACGTTCAGATGGAGGGCAGGGTCCTCACCGATGCGTCGGTCCCGCACGCCATCCTCAAAGCCTCGGACGACGCGCGGATGCTGGTCGTGGGGACCCAAGGACACGGCTTTTTGCGGCAGACCATCGGTTCCACCGCCCATGCGGTTCTTCACCACGCGCGAGGCCCGGTCCTGATCTCCCGGCGCGGCTCCGGCGCCCACGCCCCCTGA
- a CDS encoding carbohydrate ABC transporter permease — translation MATSHLPTRPRPATLATAVPPSNAKPAAHRRPGFRRDQLSGWGMIAPAAVLLLAFIFIPAILGFGLAFTNARLISPRPVEFVGVDNFARLFTDPTFYRALLNVAYFTVVIVPVQSGLALVMALLINKKFRGVNFFRTVYFLPVVTSMVVVSLLWLFMYRKDGLINEILAAVSFGLIDGPDWLGDPNTAMPAIIILSIWQAAGFHMIIWLAGLQGISGELYEAAQLDGTSRWQQFRYVTWPGLFHTRSLVLVTITIQALGLFDQISVMTQGGPMDSTTTIIYEAVQSGYRQQETSYASAISLVFFVLVLIVSVVQRHLTREKD, via the coding sequence ATGGCAACTTCACACCTTCCCACCCGCCCACGTCCGGCCACCCTCGCAACTGCCGTGCCGCCGTCGAACGCTAAACCCGCCGCGCACCGCCGGCCCGGCTTCCGCCGGGACCAGCTCAGCGGCTGGGGCATGATCGCCCCCGCGGCGGTGCTCCTGCTGGCCTTCATCTTCATTCCGGCCATCCTGGGCTTCGGCCTGGCCTTCACCAACGCCCGGCTCATCTCGCCGCGGCCGGTGGAATTCGTGGGCGTGGACAACTTCGCCCGGCTCTTCACCGACCCCACGTTCTACCGCGCCCTGCTCAACGTCGCCTACTTCACCGTGGTCATCGTTCCGGTGCAGTCCGGCCTTGCCCTGGTCATGGCGCTGCTGATCAACAAGAAATTCCGCGGAGTGAACTTCTTCCGCACCGTGTACTTCCTGCCTGTGGTCACCTCCATGGTGGTGGTCTCGCTGCTGTGGCTGTTTATGTACCGCAAGGACGGCCTGATCAACGAGATCCTCGCCGCCGTCAGCTTCGGCCTGATCGACGGGCCGGACTGGCTGGGCGATCCCAACACCGCAATGCCGGCCATCATCATCCTGTCCATCTGGCAGGCCGCCGGCTTCCACATGATCATCTGGCTGGCCGGACTGCAGGGCATCTCCGGCGAGCTCTACGAGGCGGCGCAGCTGGACGGCACCAGCCGGTGGCAGCAGTTCCGCTACGTCACCTGGCCCGGCCTCTTCCACACCCGGAGCCTGGTGCTCGTGACCATCACCATCCAGGCCCTTGGCCTCTTCGACCAGATCAGCGTAATGACCCAGGGCGGGCCCATGGATTCCACCACAACCATCATTTACGAGGCTGTCCAGTCCGGCTACCGGCAGCAGGAAACCTCCTACGCCTCCGCCATCTCGCTGGTGTTCTTCGTCCTCGTCCTGATCGTCTCCGTGGTGCAGCGCCACCTCACGCGGGAGAAAGACTGA
- a CDS encoding flavodoxin family protein, protein MKTLVVYDSAYGNTKTIAEALASGLGRKAAAVPVDRFDAGSLKSGDLLVVGSPINGWRPTPKITQALADLAARGLAGVRAAAFDTRLKLFIHGDAAKKMSRALKDAGASIVASPMAFYVKGSEGPLLKGEVDRAVAWAEKLRAGLKDRGSLGDA, encoded by the coding sequence ATGAAAACTCTTGTCGTCTATGACTCCGCCTACGGCAACACCAAGACAATCGCCGAAGCCCTGGCATCGGGCCTGGGCCGCAAGGCTGCTGCTGTTCCCGTGGACCGTTTCGACGCCGGCTCGCTCAAGTCCGGAGATCTCCTGGTGGTTGGCAGTCCCATCAATGGCTGGCGCCCGACGCCCAAAATCACCCAGGCGCTCGCCGACCTTGCGGCCCGCGGACTTGCAGGGGTAAGGGCGGCAGCTTTCGACACCCGGCTCAAGCTGTTCATCCACGGGGACGCGGCCAAGAAGATGAGCCGGGCGCTGAAGGACGCCGGCGCCAGCATTGTCGCCAGCCCCATGGCCTTTTACGTCAAAGGCAGTGAGGGGCCCCTCCTTAAAGGGGAGGTTGACCGGGCAGTTGCATGGGCCGAAAAGCTTCGCGCCGGCCTGAAGGACAGGGGCAGCCTGGGGGACGCCTGA
- a CDS encoding DUF1003 domain-containing protein, whose product MSERRSTWHARHKEGLSRGERAADVLRNGMGSWTFVGLFVAFMAAWAAYNSYVLASDAWDPYPYILLNLFLSMLAGLQGAILLIAAKRQDAIAAAMARHDYETDVQSKSEIDRLMAINSRQLELLEELRAMLSRPGVLQPGLLPPGAPLLGEDAGTDDGGSTAGRPAGG is encoded by the coding sequence ATGAGCGAGCGAAGAAGTACGTGGCACGCGCGGCACAAGGAGGGCCTAAGCCGGGGCGAGCGGGCGGCCGACGTCCTCCGCAACGGCATGGGCAGCTGGACTTTCGTGGGGCTGTTCGTCGCCTTCATGGCGGCATGGGCCGCGTACAATTCCTATGTCCTGGCATCGGACGCGTGGGACCCCTATCCCTACATCCTCCTCAACCTCTTCCTTTCCATGCTGGCCGGGCTCCAGGGCGCCATCCTGTTGATTGCCGCCAAGCGCCAGGACGCAATTGCGGCGGCCATGGCCCGCCATGACTACGAGACGGACGTGCAGTCGAAGTCAGAGATCGACCGGCTGATGGCAATCAACAGCCGGCAGCTTGAGTTGCTGGAGGAACTCCGGGCCATGCTCTCCAGGCCCGGCGTGCTTCAACCCGGTCTATTGCCGCCCGGCGCGCCCCTGCTGGGGGAAGATGCAGGCACGGACGACGGCGGGAGCACGGCCGGCCGCCCGGCCGGCGGATAG
- a CDS encoding pyridoxamine 5'-phosphate oxidase family protein, protein MTEKNMVPEAEILDSGECWKLLGHTSVGRLGVIVDGQPDVFPVSFKVDGEGLVFRTGSGTKLQAIEANSMVALEADSVSAEFGLAWSVVVKGRAVEDDAAGPALNETRRGLFPWQGVGQDHLIRIVPQSVTGRRFTLSASGTWRTPLDEATRAGFE, encoded by the coding sequence ATGACCGAAAAGAACATGGTGCCTGAGGCAGAAATCCTCGACTCCGGCGAATGCTGGAAATTGCTGGGACACACGAGTGTGGGAAGGCTTGGCGTCATCGTTGACGGCCAGCCCGACGTCTTCCCGGTGAGCTTCAAAGTTGACGGCGAGGGCCTTGTTTTCCGGACGGGCAGCGGAACAAAGCTGCAGGCCATTGAAGCCAACTCTATGGTTGCCCTGGAAGCGGACAGCGTGAGCGCCGAGTTTGGCCTGGCCTGGAGCGTTGTGGTCAAGGGCAGGGCGGTCGAGGACGATGCTGCAGGGCCGGCCCTGAACGAGACGCGACGGGGGCTTTTTCCCTGGCAGGGTGTAGGCCAGGACCACCTGATCCGTATTGTTCCCCAGTCGGTGACGGGCAGGAGGTTCACCCTGTCCGCCTCGGGTACCTGGCGCACCCCGCTGGACGAAGCCACCCGCGCGGGCTTTGAGTAG
- a CDS encoding HNH endonuclease, whose translation MAAVILGWNPGERNRWDYRAAVEHVARSGWFLQRWSVGRAWDIGPGTETWLLVQGRTDAGTGLIGHGVVMSEPYAAVPPGEREDAAWHVSVAFDALLPLGEQIRPGAISHALPGMDWRDLTLRSGMGLPPGAEPGLRRLWREQGPTAVVPAQVVSGTYPPDAVTSIDVNRYERDSEARRICLAFHGTSCAACGFSFEASYGDAGTGYIDVHHVVPPALLGDGYQLDPIVDLVPLCPNCHALAHHGVKEPRTVSELRNIIAAAGHLRGDIVSNKALDAELDARRILEGPPG comes from the coding sequence GTGGCTGCAGTAATTCTTGGCTGGAACCCCGGTGAACGGAACCGCTGGGACTACCGCGCCGCCGTCGAGCACGTGGCCCGGTCAGGCTGGTTCCTGCAGCGCTGGAGCGTAGGCCGCGCATGGGATATCGGGCCGGGCACTGAAACCTGGCTCCTGGTACAGGGCAGGACTGACGCGGGAACCGGGCTCATCGGACACGGGGTTGTGATGTCCGAACCATACGCGGCCGTGCCGCCGGGGGAACGTGAAGACGCCGCCTGGCACGTCAGCGTTGCTTTCGACGCCCTGCTCCCCCTCGGCGAGCAGATACGGCCCGGGGCCATCAGCCACGCCCTCCCCGGGATGGATTGGCGAGACCTCACCCTTCGTTCAGGCATGGGCCTGCCGCCTGGGGCGGAGCCGGGCCTTCGTCGGCTGTGGCGGGAGCAGGGACCGACGGCGGTTGTCCCCGCGCAGGTGGTTTCCGGAACCTACCCGCCGGACGCAGTCACCAGCATCGACGTGAACCGCTATGAGCGGGACTCCGAGGCACGCCGGATCTGCCTGGCTTTCCACGGAACGTCCTGCGCGGCCTGCGGCTTTTCATTCGAGGCCTCGTACGGCGACGCCGGCACAGGCTACATCGACGTCCACCACGTAGTGCCGCCGGCACTGCTCGGTGACGGGTACCAGCTGGATCCCATTGTCGACCTTGTTCCGTTGTGCCCAAACTGCCACGCCCTGGCGCACCACGGCGTCAAAGAGCCACGCACAGTTTCGGAGCTCCGGAACATCATCGCTGCTGCCGGCCATCTCCGCGGCGACATTGTCAGCAATAAGGCCCTCGACGCTGAGCTCGACGCCCGGCGCATCCTCGAAGGGCCGCCAGGCTAA
- a CDS encoding GyrI-like domain-containing protein translates to MNNSAQHPGKVHLTEQAVAVVRERVPMASLTEFFGRAFGTVMAAVRNQGASPAGPPFALYRGMPAETVDVEAGFPIAGNFTEADGVATGTLPETDALEALHIGPYDTLENTYGAILGRMEAEGFTPSDTMWEYYLSDPEAEPDPAKWQTRVVWPIA, encoded by the coding sequence ATGAACAACTCTGCCCAGCACCCCGGGAAAGTTCACCTCACCGAGCAGGCTGTCGCTGTCGTCCGCGAACGGGTCCCCATGGCCTCGCTCACTGAATTCTTCGGCCGTGCCTTCGGTACGGTCATGGCCGCGGTCCGGAATCAGGGTGCCAGCCCTGCAGGACCGCCTTTTGCGCTCTACCGGGGAATGCCAGCCGAGACGGTTGACGTGGAAGCCGGCTTCCCCATCGCAGGCAACTTCACGGAGGCCGACGGGGTGGCGACCGGGACGTTGCCTGAGACGGATGCCCTTGAAGCCCTCCACATCGGTCCGTACGACACCCTGGAAAACACCTACGGCGCGATCCTGGGGCGAATGGAAGCTGAAGGCTTCACCCCGTCGGACACCATGTGGGAGTACTACCTGAGCGACCCGGAAGCGGAACCCGACCCCGCGAAGTGGCAGACAAGGGTTGTCTGGCCCATCGCGTAA
- a CDS encoding flavodoxin domain-containing protein, with translation MKVLVAYASRHGSTAGIAERIAARITEDGIEAEARPVAEVDDVGQYEAVVLGSAAYLVHWLKEATTFAKRHRRELQDKKSMAFQQRPPWKRDR, from the coding sequence ATGAAGGTTCTGGTTGCGTACGCCAGCAGGCACGGCTCCACCGCCGGAATAGCCGAACGTATCGCTGCCCGCATCACTGAAGACGGGATCGAGGCCGAGGCCCGGCCCGTGGCAGAAGTGGATGACGTGGGCCAGTATGAAGCCGTGGTGCTGGGCAGCGCCGCCTACTTGGTCCACTGGCTTAAGGAGGCCACAACTTTCGCCAAGCGGCACCGGCGGGAGCTCCAGGACAAAAAAAGTATGGCTTTTCAGCAGCGGCCCCCTTGGAAACGAGACCGTTGA
- a CDS encoding pyridoxamine 5'-phosphate oxidase family protein, whose translation MRNNSERDAASVEDLGASACWDLLRTVSVGHLAVLVDGHPEIFPVNYKVDHESVVFRTGEGTKLHAAAGPAAVALEADGTGQGTRTAWSVEVKGHAEVLEPSPDLMTGVGLTLFPWQAGHKDYFVRITPTAVTGRRFKITSPLTWWSHLDDPARAGLA comes from the coding sequence ATGCGCAACAACTCGGAACGGGATGCCGCATCAGTCGAGGACCTTGGTGCCAGTGCCTGCTGGGACCTCCTGCGTACGGTTTCGGTTGGCCACCTCGCCGTGCTGGTGGACGGCCATCCGGAAATCTTCCCCGTGAACTATAAGGTGGACCATGAATCGGTGGTCTTCCGCACCGGAGAAGGAACGAAACTTCACGCGGCCGCCGGGCCCGCCGCCGTCGCCCTGGAAGCCGACGGCACCGGCCAGGGAACGCGGACCGCGTGGAGCGTCGAGGTGAAGGGTCACGCGGAGGTCCTTGAACCGTCCCCGGACCTGATGACTGGCGTTGGCCTCACCCTTTTTCCCTGGCAGGCCGGGCACAAGGACTACTTCGTGCGGATTACTCCGACGGCGGTGACCGGCCGGCGCTTCAAGATCACCTCACCGCTGACGTGGTGGAGCCACCTGGATGACCCGGCGCGGGCGGGTCTTGCCTGA
- a CDS encoding heavy metal translocating P-type ATPase, giving the protein MTRRGRVLPEGTPAAAPGMSLRFRQATDPEEPRTSPAGRGIGFIRLYPLVALTCLMLAVTAVLLQSGLEQPARLGASAYAAVVAAGRAVSMFRSLREGRWGIDVLALMAIASTVWVGEYLAALVVILMLSGGEALESFAQGRAVRELRSLLDRAPQSAHREATGSVLEDIPVGEVVPGDVLVVRPSELVPVDGELLSTAASMDESSLTGESLPVERVRGDLLLSGSVNGESAIRMRASATAGDSQYSRIIALVEEAASSRAPVVRLADRYAVPFTALAVLMAATAWLLSGDPVRIAQVLVVATPCPLLIAAPVAFLAGTSQAAHKGIIIKNSGTLEQLAKARTAVFDKTGTLTSGRPVLDTVQAAPGGEEGGPMNPARILQLAASAEQYSSHVLAASVIEAAALRGLDLLPVSQATEHATQGVEALCGGDKVVVGKAGLVRSSSTGFREAVLRSGQLAVYVGVNGTYAGALIMKDPLRADAGETLARLHRLGIRHTMLLTGDARGTAAHIAEEAGIRHVQADCLPEDKVNAVARVRERPVLMVGDGVNDAPVLAAADVGIAMGAKGATAASESADVVIMLDDLSKVAAAVDIGKRTVAVALVSIWTGIGLSIGLMAVAMTGYIPAVTGALLQELVDLATILNGLRALHGPKPKSPWPRLIAQRAA; this is encoded by the coding sequence ATGACCCGGCGCGGGCGGGTCTTGCCTGAGGGAACGCCGGCCGCCGCGCCCGGCATGTCGCTGCGGTTTCGGCAGGCGACGGACCCCGAGGAGCCCCGCACGTCCCCGGCGGGCAGGGGCATCGGGTTTATCCGGCTGTACCCGCTTGTGGCACTGACGTGCTTGATGCTCGCTGTGACGGCGGTGCTGCTGCAGTCCGGCCTGGAGCAGCCGGCCCGGCTCGGTGCGTCAGCCTATGCCGCCGTCGTCGCCGCAGGCCGTGCAGTGTCAATGTTCCGGTCCCTGCGGGAGGGCCGCTGGGGAATCGACGTTCTTGCGCTGATGGCCATCGCCAGCACCGTGTGGGTTGGCGAGTATCTCGCCGCGCTGGTTGTTATCCTCATGCTTTCGGGCGGGGAAGCACTGGAAAGCTTCGCCCAGGGGCGCGCTGTGCGCGAACTGAGGTCCCTGCTGGACAGGGCTCCCCAATCCGCGCACCGGGAGGCCACCGGATCGGTTCTCGAGGACATTCCGGTTGGCGAGGTGGTACCGGGGGACGTGCTGGTGGTGCGCCCCTCCGAGCTGGTCCCCGTGGACGGGGAGCTCCTGTCCACTGCTGCCAGCATGGATGAGTCCTCACTGACGGGCGAGAGCCTGCCGGTGGAGCGGGTCCGGGGCGACCTCCTGCTCAGCGGCTCCGTCAACGGCGAGTCGGCCATCAGGATGCGGGCCTCCGCCACCGCAGGCGATTCACAGTACAGCCGCATCATCGCCCTGGTGGAGGAGGCGGCGTCCAGCCGTGCCCCGGTGGTCCGCCTGGCGGACCGCTACGCCGTACCGTTTACCGCGCTCGCGGTCCTCATGGCCGCAACCGCGTGGCTCCTTTCAGGGGATCCCGTGCGGATCGCCCAGGTCCTGGTGGTGGCAACTCCGTGCCCGCTCCTGATCGCCGCGCCGGTGGCCTTCCTGGCCGGTACCAGCCAGGCCGCCCACAAGGGCATCATCATCAAGAACAGCGGGACCCTCGAGCAGCTGGCCAAGGCCAGGACCGCGGTGTTCGACAAGACAGGGACGCTGACATCCGGACGCCCCGTCCTGGACACGGTCCAGGCTGCACCGGGAGGGGAGGAGGGCGGGCCGATGAATCCTGCCCGGATCCTGCAGCTCGCCGCTTCGGCTGAGCAATACTCTTCCCATGTCCTGGCGGCCTCCGTCATAGAGGCTGCCGCCCTGCGCGGCCTTGACCTTCTGCCGGTTTCCCAGGCCACGGAACATGCCACCCAGGGCGTGGAAGCCCTCTGCGGCGGGGACAAGGTGGTGGTGGGAAAAGCGGGATTGGTCAGGAGTTCATCCACGGGCTTCCGGGAAGCCGTCCTGCGCAGCGGCCAACTGGCGGTCTACGTGGGTGTCAATGGCACCTACGCAGGCGCCCTCATCATGAAGGACCCGCTGCGCGCCGACGCGGGTGAGACGCTTGCCCGGCTGCACCGCCTGGGAATCCGGCACACCATGCTGCTGACCGGTGATGCCCGGGGGACCGCGGCGCACATTGCCGAGGAGGCAGGCATCCGGCACGTGCAGGCCGACTGCCTCCCCGAGGACAAGGTCAACGCGGTGGCCCGCGTGCGCGAGCGTCCGGTGCTGATGGTGGGCGACGGCGTCAATGACGCCCCTGTGCTCGCGGCGGCGGACGTCGGGATAGCCATGGGAGCCAAAGGCGCTACAGCCGCGAGTGAGTCGGCGGATGTCGTGATCATGCTGGACGACCTGTCCAAAGTTGCAGCGGCAGTCGACATCGGGAAGCGCACCGTAGCTGTTGCCTTGGTGAGTATCTGGACAGGAATCGGCCTCAGCATCGGGCTCATGGCTGTTGCCATGACCGGGTACATCCCGGCCGTCACCGGAGCCCTGCTGCAGGAACTCGTGGACCTGGCCACGATCTTGAACGGGCTAAGGGCGCTGCACGGACCTAAACCGAAAAGCCCATGGCCGAGGCTGATAGCGCAAAGGGCGGCGTGA
- a CDS encoding SDR family NAD(P)-dependent oxidoreductase, translated as MAVWQEIISPNRFEGQTVIVTGAASGIGLATALRVAREGGRVIASDLSAEGLDKLVADYAELGFVPVAGDVSKEDVVQGVVAAAGGRIDALANVAGIMDSFQPVHEVDDATWDRVLNVNLTSMMRLMRAAVPVMLAAGSGSIVNVSSEAGLRGSAAGAAYTVSKHAVIGLTRSSAVMYGRRGIRVNAVAPGGTRTNIHAEFKSDLAAGVLGPFMQVNVPPIAEAGEVAAGITFLLSRDGSNINGVVLASDNGWNAI; from the coding sequence ATGGCCGTCTGGCAGGAAATCATCAGTCCAAACCGGTTCGAGGGCCAGACCGTCATCGTCACAGGCGCCGCTTCCGGCATTGGGCTTGCCACCGCGCTGCGTGTTGCCCGGGAAGGCGGGCGGGTCATTGCCAGCGACCTCAGCGCGGAGGGCCTGGACAAGCTCGTAGCGGACTACGCGGAACTGGGCTTCGTACCCGTGGCCGGCGACGTCAGCAAAGAGGACGTGGTGCAGGGCGTGGTGGCTGCTGCCGGCGGGCGCATCGACGCACTGGCCAACGTGGCCGGGATCATGGACAGCTTCCAGCCTGTGCATGAGGTCGACGACGCTACCTGGGACCGCGTCCTCAATGTCAATCTGACGTCAATGATGCGCCTTATGAGGGCGGCAGTGCCCGTCATGCTGGCTGCGGGGTCCGGCTCGATCGTGAATGTTTCATCCGAGGCGGGCCTGCGGGGGTCCGCAGCCGGTGCTGCGTACACCGTTTCAAAGCACGCCGTCATTGGCCTGACCCGCAGCTCTGCCGTCATGTACGGGCGCCGGGGCATCCGCGTCAATGCGGTCGCCCCCGGCGGCACCAGGACCAACATCCATGCCGAATTCAAGTCCGACCTCGCAGCTGGAGTCCTCGGTCCGTTCATGCAGGTGAACGTACCGCCCATCGCTGAAGCGGGGGAGGTCGCCGCCGGAATCACTTTCCTGCTCAGCCGGGACGGATCGAACATCAACGGCGTGGTGCTTGCCTCTGACAACGGCTGGAACGCCATCTGA